The following coding sequences lie in one Gadus morhua chromosome 20, gadMor3.0, whole genome shotgun sequence genomic window:
- the LOC115532808 gene encoding transcription factor Dp-1 yields the protein MAKDAGLIETNGELKVFIDQNLSPSKVLSLVTVQPTALPVAKQLLPKTLGPSNVNIAPHMQHMPHMVIGTPQRPTVSNTILVNSPHTPSSQFLTQSQQPDASPWSSGKRGKKGEKNGKGLRHFSMKVCEKVQKKGVTTYNEVADELVAEFSSADNHMSPNDSHVYDQKNIRRRVYDALNVLMAMNIISKEKKEIKWIGLPTNSAQECQNLEVERQRRLERIKQKQSQLQELILQQIAFKNLVQRNRQSEQQTNRPPPPNSVIHLPFIIVNTSKKTVIDCSISNDKFEYLFNFDSMFEIHDDIEVLKRMGMACGLEVGKCSPEDLKIARSLVPKALEPYVTEMAKGPISNVYITGGSSSNGARYPVGSDGGADGTMASSSNDSHYSGSRVETPVSYMGDDDEEDDYDENDDED from the exons ATGGCTAAAGAT GCTGGTCTGATTGAAACAAACGGAGAGTTGAAGGTTTTTATCGATCAGAATCTGAGCCCAAGTAAAG TCCTGTCTCTGGTTACTGTTCAGCCCACGGCTCTTCCAGTGGCCAAACAGCTATTGCCCAAAACCCTAGGGCCCTCCAACGTCAATATCGCTCCACACATGCAACACATGCCCCACATG GTGATTGGAACACCCCAAAGACCTACCGTTTCCAATACCATACTGGTCAACAGCCCACACACGCCCAGCTCCCAGTTCCTCACACAGAGCCAACAGCCTGACGCCTCACCATGGTCTTCAGG AAAACGTGGAAAGAAAGGTGAGAAAAACGGGAAGGGGTTGAGGCATTTCTCCATGAAGGTGTGTGAGAAGGTACAGAAGAAGGGCGTTACCACCTACAATGAGGTGGCCGATGAGCTGGTGGCAGAGTTCAGCTCCGCAGACAACCACATGTCGCCTAATGACTCG CATGTGTATGACCAGAAGAACATCAGGCGTCGCGTATATGATGCTCTTAATGTGCTCATGGCCATGAACATCATCtccaaggagaagaaggagatcaAATGGATCGGCCTGCCTACCAACTCCGCCCAGGAGTGCCAAAACCTAGAG GTGGAGAGACAAAGGCGGCTGGAGAGAATCAAGCAGAAACAGTCACAGCTACAAGAACTCATATTGCAG CAAATCGCCTtcaaaaacctggttcaacggAACAGGCAGTCAGAGCAGCAGACGAAcagaccccctcctcccaacTCTGTCATCCACCTGCCCTTCATTATTGTCAACACCAGCAAGAAGACAGTCATCGACTGTAGCATCTCCAATGACAA GTTCGAGTACCTTTTCAACTTTGACAGCATGTTTGAGATCCATGACGACATTGAGGTGCTGAAACGTATGGGCATGGCCTGTGGTTTGGAGGTGGGCAAGTGCTCTCCAGAAGACCTGAAGATCGCCCGCAGTCTGGTGCCAAAGGCCCTGGAGCCCTATGTCACAG agaTGGCGAAGGGTCCAATCAGTAATGTCTACATTACCGGGGGATCTTCCTCAAACGGAGCACGGTATCCTGTGGGCAG TGACGGCGGCGCGGACGGCACCATGGCCTCCAGCTCTAACGACTCGCACTACAGCGGGTCTCGTGTGGAAACTCCAGTGTCTTACATGGGCGACGATGACGAGGAGGACGACTACGATGAGAACGACGATGAAGACTAG